Proteins from one Fragaria vesca subsp. vesca linkage group LG6, FraVesHawaii_1.0, whole genome shotgun sequence genomic window:
- the LOC101312565 gene encoding putative pentatricopeptide repeat-containing protein At2g01510-like — translation MTAFRLNLIKHCASLRVTESPKPIGLLSFHLNPPSFVDARIIKTGFDPNTYHSNFQLQNLLKRGEVSRARQVFEQMPQKNTFSVNLMISSYVNCGSLSKARELLDSMVERTAVTWTILIGGYSQAGQYRGAFKLYAEMHRWGTEPDYVTFATLLSGCSNMDATKEVVQVHSHIIKLGYHSTLMVCNSLVDSYCKSHCLDFAFRLFEEMPERDAITFNALITGYSKDGLNEVAIKLFAEMQNLGYMPSEFTFAAVLCAGIGLDDIVLGQQIHGSVIKTNFIGNVFVGNALLDFYSKHDYVVEARKLFFEMPELDCVSYNIIISSYVWDGQFKEALGFFRKLQFTKNDRKQFPFATLLSIAANTMNINVGRQIHSQAIAATADSESQVGNSLVDMYGKCGKFTEARRIFASMADRSTVSWTALISAYVQKGLHEDGLELYNEMRRENISPDQATFASILRASANLASLSLGKQLHSSVITLGFICNVFPASALLDMYAKCGSMKDALQTFQEMPKRNVVCWNALISAYAQNGDGKGTLRSFEWMVQSGFAPDSVSFLSALVACSHCGLVEEGLHYFNSLMHNSNIVPKREHYAAMVDVLCRSGRFHEAEKLMAGMPFEPDEIMWSSVLNSCRIHKNQELAERAANRLFNMAELRDAAAYVNMSNIYAETGEWESLREVKKAMRERGVRKVTAYSWVEIKHKIHVFTVNNNSHPESGKIMSKIDELAKEMEKEGYKADPSCALHNEDEDRKLESLKYHSERLAIAFALISTPEGSPIVVMKNLRACTDCHAAIKVITKIVGREITVRDSSRFHHFRDGLCSCGDFW, via the coding sequence ATGACAGCATTTAGATTGAACCTGATCAAACATTGTGCAAGTTTAAGAGTCACTGAATCCCCAAAACCGATAGGACTCCTCAGTTTCCACCTTAACCCCCCAAGTTTCGTAGATGCCCGCATCATCAAGACGGGCTTTGATCCCAATACTTACCACTCTAATTTTCAGCTCCAGAACTTGTTAAAACGTGGCGAGGTATCTCGAGCACGACAGGTGTTTGAGCAAATGCCTCAGAAAAACACTTTCTCAGTAAACCTGATGATTTCCAGTTATGTCAACTGTGGCAGTCTTTCTAAGGCTAGAGAGTTGCTTGATAGCATGGTTGAGCGTACAGCTGTAACATGGACAATATTGATAGGTGGGTATTCGCAAGCTGGTCAATACCGTGGAGCATTTAAACTTTACGCCGAGATGCATAGGTGGGGAACTGAGCCGGATTATGTGACTTTTGCTACTCTCTTATCTGGATGCAGCAACATGGATGCTACAAAGGAAGTAGTTCAGGTTCATTCTCATATTATTAAGTTGGGATACCATTCTACACTCATGGTCTGCAATTCTTTGGTTGATTCCTACTGCAAATCACATTGCCTGGATTTTGCTTTTCGGCTTTTCGAGGAAATGCCAGAGAGAGATGCTATTACATTCAATGCCTTGATAACAGGGTACTCGAAAGATGGCTTGAATGAAGTTGCTATTAAGCTCTTTGCTGAAATGCAAAATCTGGGATACATGCCTTCTGAATTTACATTTGCAGCAGTACTTTGTGCCGGTATCGGTTTAGATGACATTGTGCTTGGGCAACAGATTCATGGTTCTGTGATTAAGACTAATTTTATTGGGAATGTTTTTGTGGGAAATGCATTGCTCGATTTCTACTCAAAGCATGACTATGTGGTTGAAGCAAGGAAACTTTTTTTTGAGATGCCAGAGTTAGATTGTGTTTCTTACAATATAATCATCTCCTCCTATGTATGGGATGGGCAATTTAAAGAGGCACTTGGTTTTTTCCGTAAATTGCAGTTTACCAAAAATGACCGCAAGCAATTCCCTTTTGCAACCCTGTTGAGCATTGCAGCGAATACTATGAACATAAATGTGGGCAGACAGATCCATTCCCAGGCCATTGCAGCAACAGCTGACTCAGAATCTCAGGTTGGAAATTCTTTGGTTGACATGTATGGCAAATGTGGCAAATTTACCGAAGCCAGAAGAATATTTGCAAGTATGGCTGACAGAAGTACGGTTTCATGGACTGCGCTCATTTCAGCATATGTTCAGAAGGGACTTCATGAAGATGGCCTGGAACTGTACAATGAGATGCGCAGAGAAAATATTAGTCCTGACCAGGCCACTTTCGCAAGCATCTTAAGAGCCTCAGCAAATTTGGCTTCACTCTCACTAGGAAAGCAGTTACACTCATCAGTCATCACATTAGGATTCATTTGCAACGTGTTTCCTGCAAGTGCACTTCTAGATATGTATGCGAAATGTGGGTCCATGAAAGATGCTCTTCAGACATTTCAAGAGATGCCAAAGAGAAATGTTGTATGTTGGAATGCCCTGATCTCAGCTTATGCACAAAATGGTGACGGAAAAGGGACTCTTAGATCATTTGAATGGATGGTTCAGTCAGGTTTTGCACCAGACTCGGTTAGCTTCTTGAGTGCTTTAGTTGCTTGTAGCCACTGTGGGCTTGTTGAAGAAGGACTACATTACTTCAACTCCTTGATGCATAACTCTAACATTGTTCCAAAGAGAGAACACTATGCAGCAATGGTGGATGTGCTGTGTCGAAGTGGGAGATTTCATGAAGCAGAGAAATTAATGGCTGGAATGCCATTTGAGCCCGATGAGATTATGTGGTCATCTGTTCTAAACTCATGCAGAATTCATAAGAATCAAGAGTTGGCAGAGAGAGCCGCAAACAGACTTTTCAATATGGCCGAGCTTAGGGACGCAGCTGCTTATGTCAACATGTCAAACATTTATGCAGAAACAGGTGAGTGGGAGAGTTTGAGGGAGGTGAAGAAGGCGATGAGGGAGAGGGGAGTGAGAAAGGTTACAGCGTATAGTTGGGTAGAAATCAAACACAAGATTCATGTATTTACAGTGAATAATAATAGCCATCCAGAGAGTGGAAAAATTATGTCAAAAATTGATGAGTTGGCGAAGGAGATGGAAAAGGAAGGATACAAAGCTGACCCAAGTTGTGCCCTTCACAATGAAGATGAGGATAGAAAACTGGAGTCTCTCAAATATCACAGTGAACGCTTAGCAATTGCATTTGCATTGATCAGCACACCAGAAGGTTCACCTATAGTGGTGATGAAGAATTTACGAGCTTGCACAGATTGCCATGCTGCAATCAAAGTGATCACGAAGATTGTTGGGAGGGAAATAACAGTTAGAGACTCGAGCAGGTTCCATCATTTTAGAGATGGGCTTTGCTCCTGTGGGGACTTTTGGTGA